A single genomic interval of Lathyrus oleraceus cultivar Zhongwan6 chromosome 7, CAAS_Psat_ZW6_1.0, whole genome shotgun sequence harbors:
- the LOC127104301 gene encoding uncharacterized protein LOC127104301, which translates to MKLLQMQKEMQEERAQIQQGMKLLQQMQLELRSERPKEMFIKEHVESVGTSTNGSCSKVMTTEDLTKKMDASEDYLKKINNLKENSFSLDLDHETSELSVFIDRVDLNELTSGIKWLSTSILSLWCTYLHRMCISKNFNKLFGFLDPNRILVHTKPAEVIQTYIQNKLDGEPKKCYLGPLLNSNHWQLFVICPEDNIIFWFCSLNRSPKKNIKVILEG; encoded by the exons ATGAAACTCCTACAAATGCAAAAAGAGATGCAAGAGGAGAGAGCTCAAATCCAACAAGGAATGAAACTCCTACAACAGATGCAATTGGAGCTCCGCTCCGAGAGGCCTAAAGAGATGTTTATAAAAGAG CATGTAGAATCTGTGGGTACGAGCACTAACGGAAGTTGCTCAAAGGTTATGACTACTGAAGATTTAACTAAAAAAATGGATGCTTCTGAAGATTACCTCAAAAAGATTAACAATCTCAAGGAAAATTCATTCTCTCTAGATTTGGATCATGAAACAAGTGAACTCTCAGTTTTTATTGATAGGGTGGATCTTAATGAATTAACTTCCGGTATTAAATGGCTATCCACATCTATCTTGTCTTTATGGTGCAC ATATCTACATCGCATGTGTATCTCCAAGAATTTCAACAAACTATTTGGGTTTCTCGATCCAAATAGGATACTAGTTCACACAAAACCGGCCGAAGTTATTCAAACATACATACAAAATAAGTTGGATGGAGAGCCAAAAAAATGTTATTTAGGACCATTGCTAAATAG CAATCACTGGCAATTGTTTGTCATTTGTCCTGAAGATAatattattttttggttttgttcaTTAAACAGATCTCCTAAGAAAAATATTAAGGTCATATTGGAGGGATAA
- the LOC127104299 gene encoding uncharacterized protein LOC127104299, with protein sequence MTKSCSSHSFHKLRNNNKDKQQYDEKLGHVYKCEFCDKVFTTGQSLGGHKTCHRSNKQQIHDDKAHKTIKITFSLSCSPSYPNNDDAKQKRHSWTRVFKGTVHHPPAALEPCQQEELPAVDLLSLLPPRSYNTKKRSRRYLIHHGVSNNTPPIPSLDMSRESVANLDLNHPKYKRMKLSSNGNDTEMLTSDCNDETVASRVVPNVELNQPPINYGETEVRPRVVRNFNLNELPSNDVADE encoded by the coding sequence ATGACAAAATCTTGTTCATCTCATTCGTTTCATAAACTCAGAAACAACAACAAGGATAAACAACAATATGATGAGAAACTAGGGCATGTTTACAAATGTGAGTTTTGTGATAAAGTATTCACCACAGGCCAATCACTCGGCGGTCACAAGACTTGTCATCGCTCCAACAAACAACAGATACATGATGATAAGGCTCACAAAACTATCAAGATCACTTTCTCTTTATCTTGTTCTCCAAGTTATCCTAATAATGATGATGCCAAACAGAAAAGACATTCATGGACTAGGGTTTTCAAGGGTACCGTTCATCATCCACCTGCTGCATTGGAACCTTGTCAACAAGAAGAGTTACCAGCTGTTGACTTGTTAAGTTTGCTTCCACCAAGATCGTATAATACCAAGAAAAGGAGCAGGAGATATCTTATTCATCACGGAGTTTCTAATAATACTCCTCCAATACCGTCGTTGGATATGTCTCGCGAATCAGTTGCGAATCTTGATTTGAATCATCCTAAGTATAAGAGAATGAAACTTTCAAGCAATGGGAATGATACTGAGATGCTAACAAGTGATTGTAATGATGAAACAGTGGCGTCAAGAGTTGTTCCAAACGTTGAATTGAACCAGCCCCCGATTAATTATGGTGAAACAGAAGTGAGACCAAGAGTTGTTCGTAACTTCAATTTGAATGAGCTCCCATCTAATGATGTTGCTGATGAATGA
- the LOC127104300 gene encoding uncharacterized protein LOC127104300: protein MNACDIVLLENDKGTKRMQKIIVMTGECHLYVTHPVSQPGIIGVPILSLGLDDEVVLDVGDEFEVNETDVGTTVVQDSAYVRVGFKVDETDMETTVVQQSTNVGTHVGDDGINCDIEDNVGDDGTNCDIEENMGDEGIKCDIEENMDEEGTKFDIEKNMGEEGTKCDIEENGFLPDIEELLGNVDHEFCVKHLYSNLRKKFHGLKLKELIRRDTTANHVNAWEKIMLEIKGVNEEAFKHLDKIPPRFWSKSRFRTSISYDTSVNNMSETSNSVFVAARAKPIVTMLEEIRVARNSEKGTKNVIARKSSQPTTASSFFFTVFYTLFYAALDIKVDSFVVVLTFLCWVSSSFIVNSISFELAWKFADGESSTCLTVYKNGGAPAVFQSPKCPRWRLFDYDSSPRTATRCQSSMLQGRRKSQEDRTLCVLDVRIPFPGTMGIREVVVGIVAVFDGHNGAEASEMASKLLMEYFVLHTYFLLDAMYSVVSKTSTGKLLHRRDHDHGNLLHRWKEILGWQWHELHSERLQNVFSANFDDSFHLEILKEALLRAIHDIDVRFSEEASRNNIHSGSTATVVLVADDKFLVANIGDSKAFLCSENFQSPKEAKASLLELYRQTERDGSVSVWDREKYRLASSHGLNHFAVKELTRDHHPDREDERTRVEAAGGQVLNWGGLPRVNGQLAITRAIGDVLFKR from the exons ATGAATGCTTGTGATATTGTGCTGTTAGAGAATGACAAAGGAACTAAGAGGATGCAAAAAATTATAGTAATGACTGGGGAATGCCATTTATATGTTACTCACCCTGTTTCACAGCCTGGCATTATTGGTGTACCAATTCTTTCATTAGGATTAGATGATGAAGTCGTTCTGGATGTGGGAGATGAGTTTGAAGTTAATGAAACTGATGTAGGGACCACTGTGGTGCAAGATAGTGCATATGTGAGAGTTGGGTTTAAAGTTGATGAAACTGATATGGAGACCACTGTGGTGCAACAGAGTACAAATGTAGGGACACATGTGGGTGATGATGGGATAAATTGTGACATTGAGGATAATGTGGGTGATGATGGGACAAACTGTGACATTGAGGAGAATATGGGTGATGAAGGGATAAAATGTGACATTGAGGAGAATATGGATGAAGAAGGGACAAAATTTGACATTGAGAAGAATATGGGTGAAGAAGGGACAAAATGTGACATTGAGGAGAAT GGTTTCTTACCAGATATTGAGGAGTTACTTGGTAATGTTGACCATGAGTTTTGTGTCAAACATTTATATAGCAACTTAAGGAAGAAGTTCCATGGCCTAAAACTGAAGGAATTGATACGGAGGGATACGACTGCAAATCATGTGAATGCTTGGGAGAAAATAATGCTTGAAATAAAGGGAGTCAATGAAGAGGCATTCAAACATCTCGACAAAATTCCACCAAGATTCTGGAGTAAATCAAGGTTCAGGACAAGTATAAGTTATGATACTTCAGTGAATAATATGTCTGAGACATCCAACTCTGTCTTTGTAGCTGCTAGAGCCAAACCAATTGTGACAATGCTTGAAGAAATTAGAGT TGCAAGAAATAGTGAAAAAGGAACAAAGAACGTGATTGCTCGGAAATCTTCACAACCCACAACGGCTTCATCATTCTTCTTTACCGTTTTCTATACTCTCTTTTACGCTGCTTTGGATATTAAAGTTGATTCATTCGTTGTTGTTCTTACTTTTCTTTGCTGGGTTTCTTCTAGTTTCATCGTTAATTCCATCAGTTTCGAACTCGCTTGGAAG TTCGCTGACGGTGAATCATCCACGTGCTTGACGGTTTACAAAAACGGCGGTGCTCCGGCGGTGTTCCAATCCCCGAAATGCCCTCGCTGGAGACTCTTCGATTACGATTCTTCTCCTCGAACTGCAACGCGTTGTCAATCTTCGATGCTCCAGGGTCGAAGAAAATCACAAGAGGATCGCACTCTCTGTGTACTCGATGTTCGCATTCCATTCCCCG GTACGATGGGGATCAGGGAGGTTGTAGTTGGAATTGTGGCGGTTTTCGATGGACATAACGGTGCTGAAGCTAGTGAGATGGCGTCAAAACTTTTGATGGAGTATTTTGTTTTGCATACTTATTTTCTTCTTGATGCAATGTATTCTGTTGTATCAAAGACTTCCACAGGAAAATTGCTTCACAGGCGAGACCATGATCACGGAAACTTATTGCATAGGTGGAAAGAGATTTTAGGTTGGCAATGGCATGAACTGCATTCTGAAAG GTTGCAGAATGTATTTTCTGCTAATTTTGATGATTCTTTTCACTTGGAAATTTTGAAGGAAGCATTGTTGAGAGCAATCCATGATATTGATGTAAGGTTTTCTGAG GAAGCCTCTAGAAATAACATTCATTCAGGATCTACAGCAACAGTTGTATTGGTTGCAGATGATAAGTTTTTGGTTGCCAATATTGGGGATTCTAAGGCTTTCTTGTGCTCTGAAAATTTTCAGTCTCCTAAGGAAGCTAAAG CCTCCTTATTAGAGCTATATAGGCAGACAGAGCGTGATGGTTCTGTTTCTGTGTGGGATCGTGAAAAGTATAGATTAGCTTCTTCCCATGGGCTCAATCATTTTGCAGTGAAGGAATTGACTAGGGATCACCATCCAGACAGAGAGGATGAAAGAACTCGGGTGGAAGCTGCTGGTGGTCAAGTTCTAAATTGGGGTGGTTTGCCTCGCGTAAATGGTCAGCTGGCCATTACACGAGCTATTGGTGATGTGTTATTTAAAAGGTAG